One Parcubacteria group bacterium DNA window includes the following coding sequences:
- a CDS encoding LemA family protein, with amino-acid sequence MSQFWNIIFALVVLALLASGFFDFIEWKFNLIAIAVAAVFWFVAIYNSFVALVNRAKEAWADIDVQLKRRYDLIPNLVNAVKGYMTHERATLEKVTEARAQALAAQTVGEHNKADNMLSDALKSLFAVSENYPDLKASQNFLELQRELSDTENKIQAARRFYNTNVRDLNTAIDSFPYNIFAGVFGFKPRDFFELGEAGAREPVNVNF; translated from the coding sequence ATGTCTCAATTTTGGAATATCATCTTTGCACTTGTTGTACTAGCCCTCCTTGCAAGTGGCTTCTTCGATTTTATCGAATGGAAATTCAACCTCATCGCGATTGCAGTGGCCGCAGTCTTTTGGTTCGTCGCAATTTACAACAGCTTTGTCGCGCTCGTAAACCGTGCCAAAGAGGCATGGGCGGACATTGACGTGCAGTTGAAGCGCCGCTATGATCTGATCCCGAATTTGGTGAACGCTGTGAAGGGGTATATGACACATGAACGCGCGACCCTAGAGAAGGTGACAGAAGCCCGGGCGCAAGCGCTTGCGGCACAGACAGTGGGGGAGCACAACAAAGCAGATAACATGCTCTCGGATGCGCTCAAGTCGCTCTTTGCCGTTTCTGAAAATTACCCGGATCTCAAAGCGAGCCAGAACTTTCTTGAGCTCCAACGCGAGCTCTCCGACACAGAGAACAAGATTCAAGCGGCGCGACGATTCTACAATACGAATGTGCGCGACCTTAACACAGCAATCGACTCGTTTCCGTACAATATCTTTGCTGGAGTCTTTGGCTTCAAGCCGCGCGACTTCTTCGAACTTGGAGAGGCAGGAGCGCGCGAGCCGGTGAATGTGAACTTTTAG
- the groL gene encoding chaperonin GroEL (60 kDa chaperone family; promotes refolding of misfolded polypeptides especially under stressful conditions; forms two stacked rings of heptamers to form a barrel-shaped 14mer; ends can be capped by GroES; misfolded proteins enter the barrel where they are refolded when GroES binds) produces MAKRILFNEEARSALRRGVDIAGDAVRITLGPRGRNVIFDKGFGAPTITNDGVSIAKEIELKDKFENMGAEIAKEVANKTNDVAGDGTTTSVVLLQAMVSEGFRKIAMGLNPMATRAGIERALADVVAALHTIATPIKGRTEIEHVATISAESEEIGKKIAETFEKVGEDGVVTVEESQSFGVESEVALGLEFDKGYVSPYMITNTERMEAEYREVSILITDKKIASVQEILPLLEKLAQSGKKELVIIADDVEGEALTTFVVNKLRGAFSILAVKAPGYGDRKKEMLQDIATTTGGQVISEDRGVKLENAEVKMLGKAGRVVATKESTLIVNGKGKKSDIDERVAQLRRQLEQTDSKFDKEKIQERIGKLSGGVAVIRVGAATETEMKYKKLKIEDAVNATRAAIKEGVVPGGGTALVKVLEKLEGKKSLESLSEEERAGYEIVLRSLSMPLRQIAVNAGKGDGSLIVHEVRKGKGNAGYDAKKDQVIPDMIAAGIIDPVKVTRSAIENAASAAGILLTTEAAIAEEPKEEKGDNGAGMGGGMPGMM; encoded by the coding sequence ATGGCAAAACGAATTCTCTTTAACGAAGAAGCGCGCAGCGCCTTGAGGCGCGGAGTAGATATTGCCGGAGACGCTGTCCGGATAACCTTGGGCCCGCGGGGGAGGAACGTCATTTTTGACAAAGGCTTTGGCGCACCCACCATCACGAACGACGGTGTTTCTATAGCAAAAGAAATCGAGCTCAAGGACAAGTTTGAGAACATGGGTGCAGAGATTGCGAAAGAGGTTGCGAACAAAACGAACGATGTCGCCGGTGACGGCACCACGACGTCCGTCGTGCTTCTCCAGGCAATGGTCTCTGAAGGCTTTCGCAAGATTGCAATGGGCTTAAACCCCATGGCGACACGCGCGGGTATTGAGCGTGCACTCGCGGATGTCGTCGCGGCGCTTCACACCATTGCGACACCGATCAAGGGTCGCACAGAGATCGAACATGTCGCGACCATCTCTGCGGAGTCCGAAGAGATCGGCAAGAAGATCGCTGAGACATTCGAGAAGGTTGGCGAAGACGGCGTCGTGACCGTCGAGGAATCGCAGTCATTTGGCGTCGAGTCAGAAGTTGCACTAGGGCTCGAGTTCGACAAAGGGTATGTTTCTCCGTACATGATTACAAACACGGAACGCATGGAAGCGGAATACCGCGAGGTCTCGATACTTATTACCGACAAAAAGATTGCAAGCGTGCAAGAAATCTTACCGCTTCTTGAAAAGCTGGCGCAGAGTGGCAAAAAGGAGCTCGTCATTATTGCTGATGATGTGGAGGGCGAGGCGCTCACCACCTTCGTCGTGAACAAACTACGCGGCGCCTTTAGTATACTCGCGGTCAAGGCTCCTGGCTACGGCGACCGCAAGAAAGAGATGCTCCAGGACATTGCAACTACGACGGGTGGACAGGTCATCTCTGAAGATCGAGGTGTCAAACTTGAAAATGCGGAAGTAAAGATGCTCGGCAAGGCGGGGAGAGTTGTCGCGACCAAGGAGTCCACCCTCATCGTCAATGGCAAGGGGAAGAAGTCTGACATCGATGAACGCGTAGCACAACTGAGGCGTCAACTTGAACAAACAGATTCTAAATTTGATAAAGAAAAAATCCAAGAACGTATCGGCAAACTTTCAGGAGGGGTGGCCGTGATTCGTGTTGGGGCCGCAACTGAGACCGAGATGAAGTATAAGAAATTGAAGATTGAAGATGCGGTGAACGCTACTCGTGCCGCTATTAAAGAAGGTGTTGTGCCTGGGGGTGGCACCGCATTGGTTAAGGTGCTCGAGAAACTCGAAGGCAAGAAAAGCCTTGAGAGTCTTTCAGAAGAAGAGCGCGCTGGCTACGAGATCGTCCTTCGCTCGCTTTCGATGCCTCTTCGCCAGATTGCTGTTAATGCCGGAAAGGGTGATGGTTCACTCATTGTGCATGAAGTACGAAAGGGCAAGGGTAACGCAGGTTATGATGCAAAGAAGGACCAGGTGATCCCAGACATGATTGCGGCAGGTATCATTGACCCTGTTAAAGTGACCCGGAGCGCTATTGAAAACGCAGCCTCTGCGGCGGGTATCCTCCTCACGACTGAAGCAGCGATCGCTGAAGAGCCAAAAGAAGAGAAAGGCGATAATGGCGCCGGAATGGGAGGCGGTATGCCAGGAATGATGTAG
- a CDS encoding co-chaperone GroES, protein MSTKKPKEIIPLGDRVLIEPLEDEKRTDSGIIIPDTAKGERPQMGKVVAVGEGKRNDNGDLVPMTVKKGNVVLFSKYGPDEIKVEGEEFLITSESNILAIIK, encoded by the coding sequence ATGAGTACAAAAAAACCAAAAGAGATTATCCCCTTGGGGGACAGGGTTCTCATTGAGCCCCTCGAAGATGAGAAGAGGACGGACTCGGGTATTATTATTCCCGATACTGCAAAGGGAGAGCGACCTCAGATGGGCAAGGTTGTAGCAGTCGGCGAAGGCAAGAGAAATGATAATGGCGACCTTGTGCCCATGACAGTCAAGAAGGGCAACGTTGTCCTTTTCTCGAAATACGGTCCTGATGAAATAAAGGTTGAGGGGGAGGAGTTTCTCATTACCAGCGAATCCAATATCTTGGCTATCATCAAATAA
- the secG gene encoding preprotein translocase subunit SecG, with protein MELLVSVLPWIQIVLSVLLVAAILLQQTGASLGGAFGGADAGGFHTRRGAERVFFLATIILGILFAITAFVTLLI; from the coding sequence ATGGAATTGCTTGTATCGGTCCTTCCTTGGATCCAAATCGTGCTTTCAGTGCTCCTCGTCGCAGCAATCTTACTCCAGCAAACTGGAGCCAGTTTAGGTGGAGCATTCGGTGGGGCAGACGCAGGCGGCTTCCACACAAGGCGTGGTGCAGAGCGCGTTTTCTTCCTTGCAACAATTATCCTTGGTATTCTTTTTGCAATTACAGC